A single window of Bradyrhizobium daqingense DNA harbors:
- a CDS encoding EF-hand domain-containing protein, giving the protein MLFALGAVSSALDAIQSLTNSKSSSATQKAASAQKTESSQGATNAFAVDSAGSMTTLLVGSSTPPQISPQTMSALIAAQSQSTDGASSAVNSTSSNSVSATSKGREAALKDLFSQIDADGDGKITKSEFEEALGAGGTNLAQADDVFSKMDANSDDSISLGEMNKALTGGRHGHHTQGADGSGDASGGGSGSKASGGSTSTTTTNADGSTTTTVTYADGFKMSTTVPGASSSSNANGGGNSPYDWFGQMMQRQAQAASASTASSMSMSV; this is encoded by the coding sequence ATGTTGTTCGCCCTTGGTGCGGTCTCGAGTGCGCTCGACGCGATCCAGTCGCTGACGAACTCGAAGTCCTCATCGGCAACGCAGAAGGCCGCCTCGGCGCAGAAGACCGAATCTTCGCAAGGCGCGACCAACGCGTTCGCGGTCGACAGTGCGGGCAGCATGACGACCTTGTTGGTCGGCTCAAGCACTCCTCCACAGATATCGCCGCAGACCATGAGTGCGCTGATCGCAGCGCAGAGCCAATCGACCGACGGCGCGAGCAGCGCGGTCAACTCGACCTCTTCGAATTCCGTGTCCGCGACCTCGAAGGGCCGCGAGGCTGCGCTGAAGGATTTGTTCTCCCAGATCGATGCGGACGGCGACGGCAAGATCACCAAGTCCGAGTTCGAGGAGGCGCTCGGTGCCGGCGGCACCAATTTGGCGCAGGCCGACGACGTGTTCTCGAAGATGGATGCGAACTCAGACGACAGCATCAGTCTCGGTGAAATGAACAAGGCGCTGACCGGCGGCCGTCATGGGCACCATACGCAGGGCGCTGACGGCTCGGGTGACGCCTCGGGCGGGGGATCGGGCTCGAAGGCGAGCGGCGGGTCGACCTCGACGACGACGACCAATGCGGACGGCTCGACCACCACCACCGTCACCTATGCCGACGGTTTCAAGATGTCGACGACAGTGCCGGGCGCGTCCAGCTCTTCAAATGCCAATGGTGGCGGCAATTCGCCTTATGACTGGTTCGGACAGATGATGCAGCGCCAGGCGCAGGCTGCGTCCGCGTCCACCGCGTCCTCGATGTCGATGAGCGTGTGA
- a CDS encoding KTSC domain-containing protein has product MPSSVIRSFRYAPETRELKVTFVSGRLYVYEDVPAEVAAAFRDAFSKGSFFNREIRDRYAYRDITHEYAG; this is encoded by the coding sequence ATGCCGTCGTCAGTGATCCGCTCCTTTCGCTATGCGCCCGAGACGCGCGAGCTGAAGGTGACCTTCGTCAGCGGGCGCCTATATGTCTACGAGGACGTTCCAGCCGAGGTCGCGGCTGCATTCAGGGACGCGTTCTCCAAGGGGTCGTTCTTCAACCGGGAAATCCGCGACCGCTATGCCTATCGTGACATCACGCACGAATACGCAGGCTAG